The following are from one region of the Arthrobacter sp. TMP15 genome:
- a CDS encoding PTS sugar transporter subunit IIA, which translates to MIHGTSPPGLMLSIFTDERITMAIDLAQALCSITTKATAKDWRDAIRLSGAGLVAGGAATKEYTNQMIAAVEEHGPYIVIAPGIALAHGRPSDAVLTGGLSWVSLKEPVEFGHPKNDPVSLVIGLAAVDHTTHMEVLKALAGILSQKGKLEQLVAASTEDELRSLLTDAASAA; encoded by the coding sequence GTGATTCACGGCACAAGCCCTCCGGGGTTGATGCTCTCAATTTTCACTGACGAAAGAATCACCATGGCAATAGATTTGGCGCAGGCCCTCTGTTCAATCACCACCAAAGCCACCGCCAAGGATTGGCGCGATGCGATCCGCCTCTCTGGCGCAGGGCTCGTTGCCGGTGGGGCCGCAACAAAGGAATACACCAACCAGATGATTGCCGCTGTTGAGGAACACGGCCCGTACATCGTCATTGCCCCTGGCATTGCTTTGGCCCATGGCCGTCCCTCCGATGCTGTCCTGACAGGTGGCCTTAGCTGGGTCAGCCTTAAGGAGCCTGTGGAGTTCGGCCACCCCAAGAATGATCCCGTCTCCCTTGTTATTGGTTTGGCCGCTGTTGACCACACCACTCACATGGAAGTTCTGAAGGCTTTGGCGGGGATCCTCTCTCAGAAGGGCAAGCTGGAACAGCTCGTGGCTGCAAGCACGGAAGATGAGTTGCGCTCACTTTTGACTGACGCAGCTTCCGCTGCCTGA
- the tkt gene encoding transketolase, whose product MTNTFTLESTADAIRYARVLPLDVVQAKGSGHAGTAVGLTPFLFTLFQEYLRHDPKDPSWLGRDRFVLSCGHTSLSLYVQLYMHGYGLEMADLQAARTLDSLTPGHPEFGHTAGVETTTGPLGQGIGNAVGMALAARRVRGMMDPGAERETSAFDHKIFCLASDGDMQEGISHEAASLAGHWKLENLVLIWDDNEISIEGSTAIATSDDVCARMASYGWAVLEISDAESQTDIRAALDAALEVSGAPVFIRLKSRIGFPMPTLGGTAKAHAGAPGADEVAATKSALGLDPAISFFMPTELLAATRGAATARAKELKSPWEEKFTAWQKANPAQATLLTRLLKGELPEGFNANFPTFEPGSSVATRIASAKVLAAAGHSVEELWGGSADLAETNGTWSNEFPSMLPPGVESTQWPGNEYGRVLHFGIREHAMGSILNGIALNGLTRIFGATFFVFSDYMRPSVRLAALMRLPVTYVWTHDSVAVGEDGPTHEPVEHLWAHRGIPGLSVVRPGDANETVAAYERVFKENSGPTAMVLSRQNIPTLEQVDAVREGTKKGGYILQDSADTPELIIIATGSEVHLAVQAASTLTEQGIATRVVSMPCIEWFDSQSQDYKQSVLPRSVSARVSVEAGSDQGWYRFLGTFGEAVSVEGFGLSGNGAEVLSRKGISLEAVLAAAQKTLRSSASLTATLSN is encoded by the coding sequence ATGACGAACACCTTCACGCTTGAATCCACCGCTGATGCCATTCGATATGCGAGGGTACTTCCGCTGGACGTGGTCCAGGCCAAGGGATCAGGGCACGCCGGGACAGCTGTGGGACTGACTCCCTTTTTATTCACGCTGTTTCAGGAATACCTCCGCCATGACCCAAAGGACCCCTCATGGTTGGGCCGGGATCGTTTTGTACTCTCTTGCGGACATACCAGCTTGTCGCTGTATGTCCAGCTGTACATGCATGGGTACGGGCTGGAAATGGCGGACCTGCAGGCAGCGCGAACCCTGGACTCACTCACACCAGGGCACCCCGAATTTGGACACACCGCGGGCGTTGAAACTACAACGGGACCGTTGGGACAAGGCATCGGGAACGCTGTTGGAATGGCCTTGGCCGCGCGCCGGGTAAGGGGCATGATGGACCCCGGCGCCGAAAGAGAAACCAGCGCCTTTGACCACAAGATCTTCTGCTTGGCCTCTGATGGGGATATGCAAGAAGGCATCAGCCACGAAGCCGCATCACTGGCTGGCCATTGGAAGCTGGAAAACCTCGTCTTGATCTGGGATGACAATGAGATCTCCATCGAGGGCTCAACAGCTATCGCCACCAGTGATGATGTCTGCGCCCGGATGGCCTCCTACGGCTGGGCGGTCCTTGAAATCTCAGATGCCGAATCTCAAACGGACATTCGCGCCGCGCTGGATGCTGCCCTTGAGGTGAGCGGTGCTCCCGTGTTCATCCGACTAAAGTCCCGGATCGGCTTCCCCATGCCGACCCTTGGCGGGACTGCAAAGGCACACGCGGGCGCTCCGGGCGCCGATGAAGTGGCCGCAACCAAGTCTGCGCTGGGTCTGGATCCTGCCATAAGCTTCTTCATGCCCACCGAGCTGTTGGCGGCAACCCGGGGCGCTGCCACCGCACGGGCCAAGGAGCTCAAGAGCCCGTGGGAAGAGAAGTTCACCGCGTGGCAGAAAGCCAACCCTGCCCAGGCCACACTGTTGACGCGCCTACTGAAGGGAGAACTGCCCGAAGGCTTCAATGCCAATTTCCCCACCTTCGAACCGGGCAGCAGTGTAGCGACCCGCATTGCCAGCGCCAAGGTTCTCGCGGCCGCCGGTCACAGTGTTGAAGAACTCTGGGGCGGATCTGCCGACCTGGCCGAGACCAACGGGACCTGGTCCAACGAGTTTCCGTCCATGCTGCCTCCCGGAGTTGAAAGCACCCAGTGGCCCGGAAACGAATACGGCCGAGTCCTGCACTTCGGCATCCGTGAACACGCCATGGGATCCATCCTCAACGGCATCGCCCTCAACGGGCTGACACGAATCTTCGGGGCAACCTTCTTTGTCTTCTCTGATTACATGCGCCCTTCGGTTCGGCTCGCCGCGTTGATGCGACTACCTGTTACCTATGTTTGGACCCATGACTCTGTTGCCGTCGGCGAAGACGGCCCCACCCACGAACCGGTGGAACATTTGTGGGCACACCGGGGGATCCCGGGATTGTCAGTAGTACGCCCCGGGGACGCAAATGAAACCGTTGCCGCCTACGAACGGGTGTTCAAGGAAAACTCCGGCCCAACCGCCATGGTCCTTAGCCGGCAGAACATACCCACACTGGAGCAGGTGGATGCTGTCCGCGAAGGAACAAAAAAGGGCGGCTATATTCTGCAGGACAGTGCAGACACCCCTGAGCTGATCATTATCGCCACTGGCTCGGAAGTTCACTTGGCAGTCCAAGCCGCCAGCACTCTCACCGAACAGGGCATTGCAACTCGTGTGGTGTCCATGCCGTGCATTGAATGGTTTGATTCTCAGTCGCAGGACTACAAGCAGTCAGTACTCCCCCGCTCAGTGAGTGCACGCGTCAGTGTTGAAGCCGGATCCGACCAGGGCTGGTACCGCTTCCTTGGCACGTTCGGTGAGGCTGTTTCTGTTGAAGGATTCGGCCTTTCCGGCAACGGCGCTGAGGTGCTTAGCCGCAAGGGCATCAGTTTGGAAGCCGTGCTGGCGGCAGCACAAAAGACTCTGCGCAGCAGCGCATCATTGACCGCAACTCTCAGCAACTGA
- a CDS encoding HPr family phosphocarrier protein, translating to MIERTATVATRVGLHARPAAIFSEAAAEFDLDITIARAGEPAEDAMDAASMLSLMSLGIECGEVVILRTEGAGAEEALETLVRILETDHDA from the coding sequence ATGATTGAACGTACCGCCACCGTTGCCACTCGCGTAGGCCTGCATGCACGCCCGGCAGCAATTTTCTCCGAAGCCGCTGCCGAATTTGACCTGGACATCACCATTGCACGCGCGGGTGAGCCGGCTGAGGATGCCATGGACGCTGCCAGCATGCTCTCACTCATGAGCTTGGGCATTGAATGTGGCGAGGTGGTTATCCTGCGCACAGAAGGCGCCGGAGCGGAGGAGGCATTGGAGACGCTGGTCCGGATTTTGGAAACAGATCACGACGCATAA
- the ptsP gene encoding phosphoenolpyruvate--protein phosphotransferase, translating into MFHGVGVNAGRVLGQVLQMPATVAEPAVTSPKDAGASLEANKAAIKSAAKTVQTQLRNRAETASAESKDILHATAQMAGDPMLIKAAGKLVSPDAPGGPRSPARAIWEAGQTVADTLTALGGYMADRATDVLDVRSRIVAELQGLPAPGIPVSPAPYILAATDLAPADTATLDPTKVLALITAEGGPQSHTAILARMLGLPAIVAAPGVDGIVDGTQVYVDGAAGSVTTNPDESMRTAAATWATQAAQMPAFTGPNTLADSLHIPLLANVGTGDDARKAAAAGAEGVGLLRTEFCFLDREKEPTIQEQVAAYGAVLAAFPGKKVVIRTLDAGADKPLPFLTPADEPNPALGARGYRTVATSAGVLERQLTAIATATAAHEAEVWVMAPMISTAEEAAQFTTLAKSAGLQTAGVMVEVPSAALTASAILSSADFASLGTNDLTQYAMAADRQLGPLATLNDPWQPAVLKLIKLTVEGACQAQVSTGAPKPVGVCGEAAADPALAVVLVGLGVSTLSMSARSLAPVAAVLATLTMAEAQRLAAVALQAVSATSARESVREQLPILAQLGL; encoded by the coding sequence GTGTTCCACGGAGTGGGGGTCAATGCTGGACGAGTGCTTGGACAGGTGTTACAAATGCCGGCAACTGTCGCCGAACCAGCAGTAACCTCCCCCAAGGACGCTGGGGCATCGTTGGAGGCAAACAAGGCCGCCATCAAGTCCGCTGCCAAGACGGTCCAAACGCAGCTGCGCAACCGTGCCGAAACTGCCTCTGCAGAGAGCAAGGACATCCTGCACGCGACCGCCCAGATGGCTGGCGATCCCATGCTGATCAAGGCGGCCGGCAAACTAGTCTCACCGGATGCACCCGGGGGTCCGCGATCCCCGGCACGGGCCATTTGGGAAGCCGGTCAGACGGTGGCAGATACACTCACGGCCTTGGGCGGCTATATGGCGGATCGCGCAACCGATGTTCTGGACGTGCGCTCACGCATTGTTGCCGAGCTGCAGGGCCTTCCGGCACCGGGTATTCCAGTCTCGCCAGCCCCGTATATTCTCGCAGCCACTGACTTGGCACCGGCAGACACCGCCACATTGGACCCCACAAAGGTCCTGGCTTTGATCACTGCAGAGGGTGGCCCCCAATCACACACAGCTATTCTGGCGCGCATGCTGGGTTTGCCGGCCATTGTTGCGGCCCCCGGCGTGGACGGCATTGTCGATGGCACGCAGGTCTACGTTGACGGGGCAGCCGGGAGCGTCACCACCAACCCTGATGAAAGCATGCGCACAGCGGCCGCCACGTGGGCTACGCAGGCAGCACAGATGCCCGCCTTTACCGGCCCAAACACGCTGGCCGACTCACTGCATATCCCGCTGCTGGCCAATGTTGGCACCGGCGACGATGCCCGCAAGGCAGCGGCAGCGGGAGCAGAAGGTGTTGGTTTGCTGCGCACCGAGTTCTGCTTCTTGGACCGCGAGAAAGAACCCACAATTCAGGAACAGGTGGCAGCCTATGGCGCTGTGCTTGCAGCATTTCCGGGGAAAAAAGTTGTGATTCGTACACTGGATGCCGGTGCCGATAAGCCATTGCCTTTCCTGACCCCGGCCGATGAGCCCAACCCTGCCTTGGGTGCGCGCGGGTACCGTACCGTTGCCACCTCCGCCGGTGTACTGGAACGTCAACTCACCGCCATTGCCACGGCCACGGCCGCTCATGAAGCGGAGGTGTGGGTCATGGCCCCGATGATTTCCACCGCCGAGGAAGCTGCCCAATTCACAACACTGGCCAAATCTGCCGGACTGCAAACGGCAGGCGTCATGGTGGAGGTGCCCTCGGCAGCCTTGACGGCTTCCGCCATTCTTAGTTCAGCCGATTTCGCCTCGTTGGGTACCAATGATCTAACTCAGTACGCGATGGCGGCCGATCGGCAATTGGGCCCGCTGGCAACGCTAAATGACCCGTGGCAGCCTGCCGTGCTCAAGCTCATCAAGCTGACGGTCGAGGGCGCTTGCCAAGCGCAAGTCTCCACAGGTGCACCCAAGCCAGTGGGAGTCTGCGGTGAGGCGGCCGCGGACCCGGCTCTCGCCGTCGTACTTGTGGGATTGGGCGTCTCAACCTTGTCCATGAGTGCCCGTTCCCTGGCGCCTGTGGCCGCTGTTCTTGCAACGCTCACAATGGCGGAAGCTCAGCGGCTAGCTGCCGTGGCGTTGCAAGCCGTCAGTGCCACATCCGCCCGGGAATCGGTGCGTGAGCAGCTTCCGATCCTTGCCCAACTTGGCCTCTAA
- a CDS encoding DUF262 domain-containing protein: METFKRTPLQLFNLPQNFVIPLFQRPYVWKEVEQWEPLWKDIRRVAELRIAEPHRNVTHFLGAVVIQSHEAQSGRLTTWNVIDGQQRLTTLQVLADATRSLLGQADFSKLAGQLADLTHNSEKYVEDGDSPLKLRHLNKDREPFDELMAAESPIDYEDLVHSDSQIVAAHQYFSIVVDQWLGTQGTDKYSAKAKELTNVLLDGLQLVSIELEATENSQEIFETLNARGTPLTAADLVRNFVFQRLDGEGSDTKKAYREDWPFETKFWMREVSVGRNLVSRSSLFLNQWLVARTGEEVSPQATFYRFKSWVELESGQKMADLLPVIKHQAQQYQAWTEDAALPSGSFGSAVMAFYRMRTSGVEVLKPLLIWLYEPGRNLPQETIDKIIQAAESWVYRRQMLRLTGSDLGRIVADVISASTGVSASEFPERVIGHLARLNVVSTYWPGDEEVRRTLGTEAVYSRFPRGRLRMFLEAIEDHYRSETGQPQVERKGYPIEHILPRTWKDTWPVETPEADEERQARVHRLGNLTLLTKSLNSKVSNGPWSAKRAALLQHNTLTLTGRVVSKTEHHDWDESLIDSRSAELIDAILDIWPVPEGHLGKVVDPQTKAGDWVELKHLIEAGLLGSGDILSATHRDFKGKEAVLTSDGAILLDGKRYTSPSAAGHALRKKATNGWYFWAVGDGRRLRDVRAEFQTINSQPD, translated from the coding sequence GTGGAGACTTTCAAGCGGACGCCGCTGCAGCTGTTCAATCTGCCGCAGAATTTTGTAATCCCGCTATTTCAGCGCCCTTACGTTTGGAAAGAGGTCGAGCAGTGGGAACCACTGTGGAAGGACATTCGCCGAGTCGCGGAACTCCGGATCGCTGAGCCGCATCGCAACGTCACCCACTTTCTCGGGGCCGTCGTGATTCAGTCGCACGAGGCTCAGAGCGGACGCCTGACGACGTGGAACGTCATCGACGGCCAGCAGCGGCTGACTACTCTTCAAGTTCTTGCTGATGCAACCCGCTCTTTGCTCGGGCAGGCTGACTTCTCAAAGCTTGCCGGTCAGCTCGCAGACCTAACCCACAACTCCGAGAAGTATGTGGAGGACGGCGACAGTCCGCTCAAGCTCCGCCACCTGAACAAGGACCGGGAGCCATTCGACGAACTTATGGCCGCAGAGTCGCCTATCGACTACGAAGATCTTGTGCACTCGGACTCACAAATTGTTGCCGCGCATCAGTACTTCTCTATTGTTGTAGACCAATGGCTTGGGACGCAGGGCACGGATAAGTACTCGGCCAAAGCCAAAGAGCTGACCAATGTACTCCTGGACGGCCTACAGCTTGTGTCGATTGAGCTAGAAGCAACAGAGAATTCGCAGGAAATATTCGAGACTCTTAACGCGCGAGGGACGCCCTTGACGGCCGCCGATTTGGTGCGAAATTTCGTGTTCCAGCGCCTCGACGGTGAGGGCAGCGACACTAAGAAGGCGTACCGAGAGGACTGGCCCTTCGAGACTAAATTTTGGATGCGAGAAGTGAGCGTAGGTCGGAATCTTGTCAGCCGCAGTTCCCTCTTTCTCAACCAATGGTTGGTGGCGAGGACTGGGGAAGAAGTTAGTCCGCAGGCCACCTTCTATCGGTTCAAGTCATGGGTGGAACTGGAATCGGGTCAGAAGATGGCAGACTTGCTGCCGGTGATCAAGCATCAAGCCCAGCAGTATCAGGCGTGGACCGAAGACGCCGCGCTGCCTAGTGGGTCGTTCGGTTCTGCGGTGATGGCTTTTTATCGAATGCGAACCAGTGGTGTTGAGGTCTTGAAGCCGTTGCTGATTTGGCTGTACGAACCGGGACGCAATCTTCCACAGGAAACTATCGACAAGATCATTCAGGCTGCCGAGAGCTGGGTTTATCGCCGCCAGATGCTCCGTTTGACGGGCAGCGATTTGGGACGCATCGTCGCCGACGTTATCTCAGCCAGCACTGGCGTATCCGCCAGTGAATTCCCGGAGCGGGTGATCGGTCATTTAGCTCGCCTCAATGTCGTCAGCACCTATTGGCCCGGGGATGAGGAGGTTCGTCGGACCCTAGGCACAGAGGCTGTGTACTCACGTTTCCCACGAGGCAGGCTGCGCATGTTCCTCGAGGCTATCGAGGACCACTATCGCTCCGAGACTGGTCAACCGCAGGTTGAGCGTAAGGGGTATCCGATCGAGCACATTCTGCCGCGGACTTGGAAAGACACCTGGCCGGTGGAGACCCCGGAGGCTGACGAAGAACGTCAGGCAAGGGTGCACCGGCTGGGGAACCTCACCCTTCTAACGAAGTCGCTGAACTCCAAGGTCTCTAACGGGCCTTGGTCAGCCAAGCGCGCTGCCCTCCTGCAGCACAACACTCTTACGCTCACCGGCCGTGTCGTAAGCAAGACGGAGCACCACGACTGGGACGAGTCGCTCATCGACAGTCGCTCTGCAGAATTGATCGACGCCATTCTCGATATCTGGCCCGTGCCCGAGGGACATCTCGGCAAGGTCGTCGATCCTCAGACGAAAGCTGGTGATTGGGTCGAGCTCAAGCACCTGATCGAGGCGGGGCTTCTGGGAAGCGGTGACATATTGTCGGCGACCCACAGGGACTTCAAGGGCAAAGAAGCGGTGCTGACGTCCGATGGTGCGATTCTGCTTGATGGAAAGCGGTACACGTCGCCATCTGCGGCTGGTCACGCTCTACGGAAGAAGGCAACGAACGGCTGGTATTTCTGGGCTGTGGGTGATGGACGACGACTGCGTGACGTCCGTGCCGAGTTCCAGACCATTAATAGTCAACCCGACTGA
- a CDS encoding ROK family protein, translating into MGKEGNASQSWGSTGPGMLLRLIRTADRWTKTELVRESGLARTTLIERLEHLQSAGYVTSNKQPTQTGGRPAETYSFNDQAGYLLVADIGGSHVRVGVTDLAGILLATSERDLNPEDGPDAVLGGVIDDLDGLCRTGKLDPSRIRAIGVGVPGAVHEGVLSRPEISGWESTSVAGCFAQAFPQVPVLVDKDANIMARGEQRQNPEKYQNMLVLKVGMGLGCGIVVDGRILQGAAGAAGSIGHIPRGGNVQCSCGQWGCLEAVASGRSIAKALLDAGQEVHTSRDIVNLVRKRDRQALDLVRQAGRELGEMLGLVAAVMNPSIIIVGGNLAESPEPLLAGIRESIYSRFLPSLTSGLEIRPSVVGSAAGLTGAAELALEALLDPARIDESITLGQSWR; encoded by the coding sequence ATGGGCAAAGAAGGCAACGCAAGCCAGTCTTGGGGATCAACTGGTCCCGGGATGCTGCTGCGGCTGATCCGGACCGCGGACCGTTGGACCAAAACAGAGCTGGTCCGCGAGTCCGGTTTGGCGCGTACTACGCTTATTGAACGCCTTGAACACCTCCAGAGTGCAGGCTATGTAACTTCCAATAAGCAGCCCACCCAAACCGGCGGGCGCCCGGCCGAGACTTACTCCTTCAACGATCAGGCAGGGTACCTGCTGGTTGCCGATATTGGTGGAAGTCACGTGCGCGTGGGTGTCACCGATTTAGCCGGTATCCTGCTGGCGACCTCGGAGAGAGATCTAAATCCTGAAGACGGGCCGGACGCTGTGCTTGGCGGTGTGATCGACGATCTAGACGGGCTGTGCCGGACGGGCAAACTGGATCCTTCCCGTATTCGCGCCATCGGTGTGGGTGTGCCGGGCGCGGTCCACGAGGGAGTGCTGTCCCGCCCGGAAATCTCGGGGTGGGAAAGCACATCTGTGGCGGGTTGCTTTGCCCAGGCTTTTCCGCAGGTCCCCGTGTTGGTGGATAAAGATGCCAACATCATGGCCAGGGGTGAACAGCGTCAGAATCCCGAGAAATACCAGAACATGCTGGTTCTCAAAGTAGGGATGGGGTTGGGCTGCGGAATTGTTGTCGATGGCCGAATCCTGCAAGGTGCAGCGGGCGCGGCAGGCAGCATTGGACACATCCCACGGGGCGGGAACGTGCAGTGTAGTTGTGGTCAGTGGGGGTGCTTGGAGGCCGTGGCCAGTGGGCGTTCCATTGCCAAGGCACTACTTGATGCGGGGCAGGAGGTTCACACGAGCCGCGACATTGTTAATTTGGTGCGAAAGCGTGACAGGCAGGCATTGGATCTTGTGCGCCAGGCAGGTCGGGAGCTAGGGGAAATGCTCGGACTGGTTGCAGCGGTGATGAACCCTTCCATCATTATTGTGGGTGGGAACTTGGCAGAATCGCCGGAACCTTTACTGGCAGGCATTCGCGAGTCCATTTACAGCCGCTTCCTCCCGTCCCTGACAAGCGGGTTGGAGATCCGCCCATCAGTGGTGGGCTCCGCGGCAGGACTCACCGGTGCCGCCGAACTGGCCCTTGAAGCGTTACTGGATCCCGCACGCATCGACGAATCGATTACTCTGGGGCAATCGTGGCGCTAG
- the deoC gene encoding deoxyribose-phosphate aldolase yields MTNNDSSPSISATALAHYIDHTLLKPEATAADVQATLAEALELGTYSICVSPNMLPLALPESSLLKIAAVCGFPSGKHASSIKASEAALAVTQGAHEIDMVIDVGAAVAGDFTSVQADIAAVRQAVPAPTVLKVIIESAALTPEQIVGTCRAAVAAGADFVKTSTGFHPAGGASVEAIRLMSETVNGKLGVKASGGIRSQEVALAMIAAGATRLGVSGSRAVLSEAAPASGAAGY; encoded by the coding sequence ATGACGAACAATGATTCTTCCCCCTCGATTTCCGCAACGGCTCTGGCCCACTACATTGACCACACACTGCTCAAACCAGAGGCCACTGCCGCGGATGTCCAGGCAACGCTTGCCGAAGCTCTTGAGCTGGGCACCTATTCCATCTGCGTCTCACCCAACATGCTCCCGCTCGCCCTGCCAGAATCGTCTTTGCTGAAGATTGCAGCCGTGTGTGGGTTCCCCAGCGGCAAACACGCCTCCAGCATCAAGGCCAGTGAAGCGGCGCTTGCTGTGACTCAGGGTGCTCACGAAATTGACATGGTCATTGATGTTGGTGCCGCTGTTGCCGGGGACTTCACCAGTGTTCAAGCAGATATCGCGGCAGTGCGTCAGGCCGTCCCGGCCCCTACTGTCTTGAAAGTCATTATCGAGTCCGCTGCCCTCACTCCTGAGCAGATTGTTGGCACTTGCCGTGCGGCGGTGGCAGCCGGGGCTGACTTCGTGAAAACATCCACCGGTTTCCACCCTGCCGGTGGAGCAAGCGTGGAAGCTATCAGGCTCATGTCTGAAACTGTTAACGGCAAGCTTGGCGTCAAGGCATCAGGTGGTATACGCAGCCAAGAAGTTGCTCTGGCGATGATTGCCGCCGGCGCCACGCGGCTGGGCGTCTCCGGCTCCCGTGCCGTCTTGTCTGAAGCGGCACCAGCCTCCGGAGCCGCCGGCTACTAA
- a CDS encoding PTS sugar transporter subunit IIB, giving the protein MKIVAVCGMGIGTSVLLKMNAEKVLDKLGIDADVEAADIGVAKGAAQTAEIVLTSDELAGELGDVPAKVIIIDNFFDLEEITTKLTEALQ; this is encoded by the coding sequence ATGAAAATAGTTGCAGTGTGCGGCATGGGCATTGGCACCTCAGTGCTGCTCAAAATGAACGCAGAAAAAGTACTCGACAAGCTGGGAATCGACGCAGATGTTGAAGCCGCAGATATTGGAGTTGCCAAGGGCGCGGCCCAGACGGCTGAGATCGTGCTGACTTCTGATGAGCTCGCTGGCGAGCTCGGGGATGTGCCAGCCAAGGTCATCATCATTGATAACTTCTTTGATCTCGAAGAGATCACTACCAAACTCACCGAAGCCCTCCAGTAA
- a CDS encoding PTS ascorbate transporter subunit IIC, translating into MEWLVVVLNFIGQQILNVPAYLIGIITALGLMALRKNAGQVIGGGLKAAIGFLILGAGANVVVGSLDPLGQLILKVTGAQGVIPTNEVITAMAQDDFGAQSAYVLTLGFVVMLMLARFTPLKYVFLTGHHMVFMATMLTVVLSVGLGADLGWLVVLIGAILLGVIMVVMPAFIHPWTKKITGNDSIAIGHFGSLGYLAAGAAGQATGKRSKSTEDIKFPQSLKFLRDSMVSTSLSMVLIYMVFTVWGLIALPMDEALPIFGAADGGAFIMAGLSQALQFGVGVAIILYGVRTVLGELVPAFQGIAEKVVPGAKPALDIPIVFPFGSNAVLIGFLSSFAGGLLALGLLAIWLHPAFGLALILPGMVPHFFTGGGAGVYGNATGGRRGAIFGGFINGVIITILPAILLLVLGDFGFANSTFGDADFGWFGTLIGVSLRGGTALGAVLTVLIAVVLVIAAIIFQVKVVNRGWVPGAKRDAWIAEEKAAEAAIAAQAKAELAAQKEDAKAAANASS; encoded by the coding sequence ATGGAGTGGCTCGTTGTAGTACTCAATTTCATTGGGCAGCAAATCCTCAATGTCCCCGCGTATCTCATCGGTATCATCACTGCTTTGGGCCTGATGGCCCTTCGCAAAAACGCCGGACAGGTCATTGGCGGTGGGCTAAAGGCAGCCATCGGCTTCCTGATCCTCGGTGCGGGTGCAAATGTTGTGGTTGGCTCACTGGACCCCTTGGGCCAGCTCATCCTCAAGGTCACCGGTGCACAGGGCGTCATCCCCACCAACGAAGTCATCACGGCCATGGCCCAGGATGACTTTGGCGCACAGAGCGCGTACGTACTGACACTTGGTTTTGTTGTCATGCTGATGCTCGCCCGCTTCACGCCACTAAAGTACGTGTTCCTGACCGGCCACCACATGGTCTTCATGGCCACCATGCTCACAGTTGTCCTTTCAGTAGGCCTCGGCGCTGACCTTGGCTGGCTTGTTGTGTTGATCGGAGCTATTTTGCTCGGTGTCATCATGGTGGTCATGCCAGCATTCATCCACCCATGGACCAAGAAAATCACCGGCAATGATTCAATCGCCATCGGTCACTTCGGCTCGCTGGGATACTTGGCTGCTGGTGCGGCCGGTCAAGCTACAGGCAAGCGAAGCAAGTCAACAGAAGATATCAAGTTCCCGCAGAGCCTGAAGTTCCTGCGAGACTCCATGGTTTCCACCTCTCTGTCCATGGTTCTGATCTACATGGTCTTTACCGTGTGGGGCTTGATCGCCCTGCCCATGGATGAAGCGTTGCCGATCTTCGGTGCTGCTGATGGCGGCGCGTTCATCATGGCGGGCCTGTCTCAGGCCCTGCAGTTTGGTGTTGGCGTGGCAATCATTCTCTACGGTGTGCGCACCGTCTTGGGCGAACTGGTCCCCGCTTTCCAGGGCATCGCTGAAAAAGTTGTTCCCGGCGCAAAGCCTGCACTGGATATCCCCATTGTGTTCCCGTTTGGCTCCAACGCAGTGCTCATTGGTTTCCTGAGCTCCTTTGCCGGCGGCCTCCTGGCCCTGGGCCTGTTGGCTATCTGGCTGCACCCGGCCTTCGGACTGGCATTGATTCTGCCCGGCATGGTGCCGCACTTCTTCACCGGCGGCGGTGCCGGTGTCTACGGCAATGCCACAGGTGGCCGTCGTGGCGCCATCTTCGGCGGGTTCATCAACGGAGTCATCATCACCATCCTGCCAGCGATCTTGCTGCTGGTACTGGGTGACTTTGGCTTTGCCAACAGCACCTTTGGCGATGCAGACTTCGGCTGGTTCGGCACACTGATCGGTGTCAGCTTGCGCGGCGGTACGGCCCTGGGAGCAGTTTTGACTGTTCTGATCGCCGTTGTGCTTGTCATAGCGGCCATCATTTTCCAGGTCAAGGTCGTCAACCGCGGCTGGGTACCCGGCGCAAAACGCGATGCGTGGATTGCTGAAGAAAAAGCTGCAGAGGCTGCCATTGCCGCTCAGGCTAAGGCGGAGCTCGCTGCCCAGAAGGAAGATGCAAAGGCCGCTGCCAACGCAAGTTCCTAA